One Xyrauchen texanus isolate HMW12.3.18 chromosome 46, RBS_HiC_50CHRs, whole genome shotgun sequence DNA segment encodes these proteins:
- the LOC127638134 gene encoding sialic acid synthase-like, whose protein sequence is MSAEFELCPGRKIGGSNPCFIIAEIGQNHQGDIEIAKKMIRMAKDCGADCAKFQKSEIEHRFTRQALERRYTSPHAWGETYGDHKRHLEFSHQQYRELQQYANDLGIFFTASGMDEMAVEFLHEINVPFFKVASADTNNIPYLEKTAKKGRPMVISSGMQSLETMRCAYQTVWKHNHKFVFLQCTSAYPLPIEHVNLRMITEFQKEFPDIPIGYSGHETGIHVSVAAVALGAKVLERHVTLDKSWKGSDHAASLEPVELAELVKAIRTVETAMGSPIKHMLPCEASCHSKLGKSVVARKPLQKGVALTLDMLTVKVAEPHGVTPENIFKLVGKKITVDLEEDATITDAMIKD, encoded by the exons ATGTCTGCTGAATTTGAACTCTGTCCTGGAAGAAAAATCGGGGGCTCCAACCCCTGTTTCATCATCGCTGAGATcggacagaaccatcaaggagacATAGAGATCGCCAAGAAAATGATCCGAATGGCCAAG GATTGTGGCGCTgattgtgcaaagtttcagaagagTGAGATCGAGCATAGATTCACGAGACAAGCTCTGGAGCGCCGCTATACGTCTCCTCACGCCTGGGGAGAAACATACGGAGATCACAAGCGCCATCTTGAGTTCAGTCACCAGCAGTACAGAGAACTTCAGCAGTACGCCAATGATCTCGGCATCTTCTTTACAGCGTCAGGGATGGACGAG ATGGCTGTAGAATTTCTCCATGAAATAAATGTGCCATTTTTCAAAGTTGCCTCAGCTGACACTAACAATATCCCTTACCTGGAGAAAACCGCCAAAAA AGGTCGTCCCATGGTGATATCCAGTGGTATGCAGTCTTTGGAGACCATGCGCTGTGCTTACCAAACAGTCTGGAAGCACAATCACAAATTCGTCTTCCTGCAGTGTACCAGTGCTTATCCTCTGCCAATCGAGCACGTCAACCTCAGAATGATCACT GAGTTTCAGAAAGAGTTCCCAGACATTCCAATTGGTTACTCTGGACATGAGACGGGCATCCATGTGTCTGTAGCTGCTGTGGCACTGGGGGCAAAGGTCCTGGAGCGTCATGTGACTCTGGATAAGAGCTGGAAAGGCAGTGACCACGCGGCATCGCTAGAGCCGGTTGAGCTGGCAGAGCTGGTGAAAGCAATCAGGACAGTTGAGACAGCGATGGGCTCTCCAATTAAACACATGCTGCCCTGTGAAGCCTCCTGCCACAGCAAG CTGGGTAAATCGGTAGTGGCCCGGAAGCCATTGCAGAAAGGTGTGGCATTAACTCTTGACATGCTGACAGTAAAAGTGGCTGAACCGCATGGTGTGACACCAGAGAACATCTTCAAACTTGTTGGCAAAAAAATCACAGTGGACCTGGAGGAAGACGCCACCATCACTGATGCCATGATAAAAGATTAA